The Lacticaseibacillus pabuli region AGCGTGGTTGTGCTGCCAATTGTTGCGACGCCAGGGTCGGCGAGACGGCCGACGACGATTTGAGTGATACCCGTCTTGGCCTTACCTGAAACAGTGGCTGAACCAGTGATGCTGGCCGTCCCAGTTGAGGTACCAGTATTTGCTGTGACCTTACCTGTGCTATCGATTGTGGCTAAATTCTTATCGTCGATCGCCCACGTTGCCTGGTTCGTCACATCTTGATTTTGAACCGTCATTTTCACGGCAGACTGGTTACTACCAGCGGGCACGTCGCTACCTGCGAAGATGAGACTGGGGTTAGCAGTCAATGCAATGTTTGTAGGACTAACCTGTAAGTTGGCAGTGCCGCTCACACCGGTCTGAACAACTTGACCATTTTGTGTCACATCAAAGGTGGCCTTCACAGTCGCATTGTTCATTGCAGTCGTGGTTTTAGGAATGGTCATCTTTGTGCCATCACCAGTGACCTCTGCACCATTAACGTACCAGTGGACATTAGTGAACGTGGATGAACCCCCGCTAGTGATAGCAAAGTTTGCTGGATCACCTTCATCAACTTGCTGATTATTGATGTTGAAGAACGTAATTTGCTGTTGCGGGGACTTAAAACTCAGTGCAGGTGTTCCGAGTGCGGTTGCCGGTAAATCTAAAGTTGCTTCAAAGTGGGTCGCCCCTGCATCCGTTGCCTTTACCGTATTGCCCGTCCAGCTACCCCCAGTTATATCATCAATACTGAAGCCAGGTGTCACACCGTCAGTGGTGGGAGTTGTGGTTACTGAAGCCGAATTGCCAGCAAAGATAGCTGCAGGTGCATTAACTGTTGGCACCCAATTATTTGGGAAAACTAACATGTGAAAAACTGTTGAGTAATACAAAGTAGAACCGATACGAATAGAAGACTGGAATGAAACCCATGTTGGCTGCATCACTGTTGGTGCACTAATAACGTATGATAAAGTATCGTTTGCGTGACCCGAGCCGGAATACGACGGCACGACGTTCGTCTGATCTGAGCTATTAGGATCCGCGGAATAATCCGGTTGACCCGAAGTAGTATGTGGGCCATAAGTAGGTGCCGCAGACCCAACCTTCAAAACAGATTGATAACCTAAATATGACGCGCCAAGAAAATTATTGAAGGGTGTATAGACAATTATCGACTGACCGCTTGTTACGTACGCCACTCGTTGTTCATCAGTGATACTACCCGACTGTGACTTCCAATTAGCAGGAACCTTATACCCCGTGCCAATAGTTGCCAATCCAGTTGGCTTCCCCATACCAGCATCTGCTGAGGAAGGCACCGTCACCGTTTGGGGGATTTTAGTCGCCGCCGCAACATTCAACGCACCAGTCGACCCGACCAGCATCACGACCGCCGCAATGATGACACTCAGACGTGCAATTAGCTTTTTCATGACGCATCCCCCTCTCGTCTTAGTCGGCTACCCAGTAATGCAATGAGGCCAAGCAACAATAAACCAGCATAACCAATCCACTGCAACTGCTGTGACCCCAATTGTGGCAAGTTGCCAGCAAGCCGCTCCCTGCCGACAGTTGGTAACTCACCTTGCCCCGTTCCACGTGTATTGCCACTCGTTGCGGGTAACCCAGTTTGCGAGCCACCGTTACCGTGGACATGGTGTTGACCATTCGCATTCCCGTTACCACCGCTCTGGTGACCATTACCACTAGTGTTTGGCAAGTCTGTTTGCGAACCACCACCATTGTCAGTGCCAGTATTCGTGCCGGAACCATTTCCCGTGCCGTTGCCGGTGTTCGTTCCACCATTATTATGATGTGACCCACCGTCGTCAGTCACGACGAATGCACCCGTCGAGGTTTCAGCGAGCGCATTCAGTCCAGGCGCTGCAAGAAACAGCGCCGCTACTACCATTAGTGTTCGGATTAATCCACGGAATTTAACCATGAGAACCAGTCCTTTACCTTTTATGCCTTGCGCCGCCGCATCATGACAATGAGGAGCACGATGAGAATCAAGATAATCGCTGCCAGGACGCCGATAATAATCCACATCCAAGGAATCTCGGTCTTGAGGTTCGCTTCCTTGTTAATCTTGGCAGCCTGTTCACGTGTAATACTGAAGTTGCGGTTGAAGTGCCACCGCCATTGATGCGACGTTGCCGTCAGAGTCAGCGTGTAGTTACCCGGACGGAGCGCCTTTTTACTGATCATGCGGTAATCAAAGTGCGAGTTTGGTGCGACCGACAAGTTGGTGTTAGTTTGCTTCAAGATGGCGTCAGAACGCCCTTGACGGGTCACCTTTGCCTTAATCTTGAGCTTACCGAACATACGCGGCTGCGTGTTCTGCAGCCGGGCTGTCACCATCGCTTGGTGGGACTGGGCATGGGCACCGACCTTGTGCATCTTAAGCTCGGGTGCCACCTGTT contains the following coding sequences:
- a CDS encoding LPXTG cell wall anchor domain-containing protein, yielding MVKFRGLIRTLMVVAALFLAAPGLNALAETSTGAFVVTDDGGSHHNNGGTNTGNGTGNGSGTNTGTDNGGGSQTDLPNTSGNGHQSGGNGNANGQHHVHGNGGSQTGLPATSGNTRGTGQGELPTVGRERLAGNLPQLGSQQLQWIGYAGLLLLGLIALLGSRLRREGDAS